One stretch of Nocardia fluminea DNA includes these proteins:
- a CDS encoding ABC1 kinase family protein — MAGGESDEGRVMPFTRRTTPRDGNPPTGRVVRSARLAAVPVAYAGRRIAGFGKRAAGRDPDAVDRDIRVRTAEHLFQVLGELKGCVAKLGQLLGLLELGLAPDLAEPYRQALARLHDSAPAMLPGAVHAELATHLGPHWRSLFLEFDDRASAAASVGQVHRARWHDGTQVAVKVMYPGSRRAVLADLQALRRATPLFTALLPGADTRPVVEALCDEIRDELDYAREAVNQRAFADAFADDPDVVVSRVIAQRGDVLVTEWLDGVPLSRLIIRGNASELDRLGVLIMRFLFSAPARAALVYGDPHPGNFLRMPDGRLGVVDFGACTPWPGTFLDVASDVGAAVIADSPADLEAAMRRHGFVAPDQDLDIATVAARLQPVRDALLAPTYPLSADWLREQVRLATDLRLTNILRQLTMPPAHTPILRSFLGGVAVLCQLHTAVPLRAECTRWYPETAAAAGL; from the coding sequence ATGGCCGGAGGCGAATCCGACGAGGGTCGCGTCATGCCGTTCACCCGGCGTACGACCCCGCGTGACGGCAATCCACCCACCGGTCGGGTAGTACGCAGCGCCCGCTTGGCCGCGGTGCCGGTGGCGTACGCGGGCCGTCGCATCGCCGGGTTCGGCAAACGCGCCGCGGGGCGCGACCCCGACGCCGTAGACCGCGACATCCGTGTTCGCACCGCCGAACACCTCTTCCAGGTGCTCGGCGAACTCAAGGGCTGTGTCGCGAAACTGGGTCAGCTGCTCGGACTGCTCGAACTGGGCCTTGCCCCCGATCTGGCCGAGCCGTACCGCCAAGCCCTTGCGCGGCTGCACGATTCGGCACCGGCCATGCTGCCCGGCGCGGTCCACGCCGAGCTCGCCACCCATCTCGGCCCGCACTGGCGCTCGCTGTTCCTCGAATTCGACGACCGAGCCTCCGCCGCGGCCTCGGTCGGCCAGGTCCATCGCGCCCGCTGGCACGACGGCACCCAGGTCGCGGTCAAGGTCATGTACCCCGGTTCCCGCCGCGCGGTACTGGCCGATCTGCAAGCCCTGCGCCGCGCGACACCGCTGTTCACCGCGCTGCTGCCCGGCGCGGATACCCGCCCGGTGGTGGAGGCGCTGTGCGACGAGATCCGCGACGAGCTCGACTACGCCCGCGAGGCGGTCAACCAGCGCGCCTTCGCCGACGCCTTCGCCGACGACCCCGATGTCGTGGTGAGCCGGGTGATCGCGCAGCGCGGCGACGTGCTGGTCACCGAATGGCTCGACGGTGTTCCCCTGTCCCGGTTGATCATTCGCGGCAACGCGAGCGAACTCGACCGCCTCGGCGTGCTGATCATGCGCTTCCTGTTCTCCGCGCCCGCCCGCGCCGCCCTCGTCTACGGCGACCCGCACCCCGGCAATTTCCTTCGCATGCCGGACGGGCGCCTCGGCGTGGTCGACTTCGGCGCCTGCACGCCCTGGCCCGGCACCTTCCTCGACGTCGCGAGCGACGTGGGCGCCGCCGTCATCGCCGACTCCCCCGCCGACCTCGAGGCCGCGATGCGCCGCCACGGCTTCGTCGCCCCCGACCAGGACCTCGACATCGCCACCGTGGCCGCCCGCCTCCAACCGGTCCGCGACGCTCTGCTCGCCCCCACCTACCCGCTCTCCGCCGACTGGCTGCGCGAACAGGTCCGCCTCGCCACCGATCTGCGGCTGACGAACATCCTGCGCCAGCTCACCATGCCGCCCGCCCACACCCCGATCCTGCGCTCCTTCCTCGGCGGCGTGGCAGTGCTGTGCCAACTCCACACCGCCGTTCCCCTCCGTGCCGAATGCACTCGCTGGTACCCCGAAACGGCCGCCGCCGCGGGTCTGTAG
- a CDS encoding alkaline phosphatase D family protein, which yields MAVSDFAMSRRTLLRATALGVVSAPALVACGDDGPTLVRARPSLTHGVAVGDPRSDGALIWARSDSPATLVVETSATEKFTDVKRFTGPLITPATDGTGRVRVNGLPAGQLVHYRVRLDGEDGASSEPLTGVFRTAPTAPADISLLWSGDVAGQGFGINPDLGGMKVFSTMTARDPHLFLHSGDCVYADNALKESVTLPDGRIWRNLTAEAKNAPAETLDQFRGNYAYNLTDDNYRRFNAAVAQIVQWDDHETTNNWSPGGTVAADKGYTERSMDTLAARSWQAFHEWMPLEPREAVDGRLYRKISYGPLLDVFVLDMRAYKDANTANTASEGRILGAAQIAWLTEGLRDSRATWKIVAADLPLGVVVPDGKTAFEGPANAAPGAPSGRETEIAQVLSAIKANKASDVVWLTADVHYTAAHHYSPARAAFTDFDEFWEFVSGPLNAGAFGPNPLDPTFGPEAVYVHAPPTANTSPMDPEYQHFGEVRIDGRTGEMTVNLCDATGKVLFTKQLAPTRK from the coding sequence ATGGCTGTCTCGGATTTCGCGATGTCTCGGCGCACGTTGCTGCGCGCGACCGCGCTCGGTGTGGTGAGCGCTCCTGCCCTGGTGGCCTGTGGTGACGACGGGCCCACTCTGGTGCGAGCCAGACCTTCCCTCACCCACGGGGTCGCGGTCGGCGATCCGCGCAGCGACGGTGCGTTGATCTGGGCTCGGTCGGATTCGCCCGCGACGCTGGTGGTGGAGACGTCGGCGACCGAGAAGTTCACCGACGTCAAACGATTCACCGGGCCGCTGATCACCCCGGCTACCGACGGCACCGGACGGGTACGGGTGAACGGCCTGCCCGCCGGACAGCTTGTGCACTACCGGGTGCGCCTCGACGGGGAGGACGGGGCGAGTTCGGAGCCGCTCACCGGCGTGTTCCGCACGGCGCCGACCGCACCCGCCGACATCTCGCTGCTGTGGTCCGGTGACGTCGCGGGCCAGGGTTTCGGGATCAACCCCGATCTCGGTGGCATGAAGGTGTTCTCCACCATGACCGCTCGCGACCCGCACCTGTTCCTGCATTCCGGCGACTGCGTCTACGCCGACAACGCGCTGAAGGAGTCGGTGACGCTGCCCGACGGCCGGATCTGGCGCAACCTCACCGCCGAGGCGAAGAACGCCCCCGCGGAAACCCTCGACCAGTTCCGCGGCAACTACGCCTACAACCTCACCGACGACAACTACCGCCGGTTCAACGCCGCCGTCGCCCAGATCGTGCAGTGGGACGACCACGAGACCACCAACAACTGGTCCCCCGGCGGCACGGTAGCCGCCGACAAGGGCTACACCGAGCGCAGCATGGACACCCTCGCGGCGCGCTCCTGGCAGGCCTTCCACGAGTGGATGCCGTTGGAGCCCAGGGAAGCCGTCGACGGCCGCCTCTACCGCAAGATCTCCTACGGCCCGCTGCTCGACGTGTTCGTCCTGGACATGCGCGCCTACAAGGACGCCAACACCGCCAATACCGCATCCGAGGGCCGGATCCTCGGCGCCGCCCAGATCGCCTGGCTCACCGAGGGGTTGCGCGACTCCAGAGCCACCTGGAAGATCGTCGCCGCCGACCTGCCGCTGGGTGTCGTCGTCCCCGACGGCAAGACCGCCTTCGAAGGTCCCGCCAACGCGGCCCCCGGCGCACCGTCGGGCCGCGAGACCGAGATCGCCCAGGTGCTCTCGGCGATCAAGGCGAACAAGGCCAGCGACGTCGTCTGGCTCACCGCGGATGTGCACTACACCGCCGCGCACCACTACTCTCCCGCCCGCGCCGCCTTCACCGATTTCGACGAGTTCTGGGAGTTCGTCTCGGGCCCGCTCAACGCGGGCGCGTTCGGTCCCAACCCCCTCGATCCCACCTTCGGACCCGAGGCGGTCTACGTCCACGCACCGCCCACCGCGAACACCTCGCCGATGGATCCGGAGTACCAGCACTTCGGCGAGGTGAGAATCGACGGCCGCACCGGAGAAATGACCGTCAACTTGTGCGACGCGACCGGAAAAGTCCTGTTCACCAAGCAACTCGCGCCCACGCGGAAATAG
- a CDS encoding FAD-binding oxidoreductase, with protein sequence MGTPHTAISEEYLPTDTADVVRTVRDSRGRSERLTVRGGEQTDESYGLTDQRGALSLRKMNSVLDINLGRRTVRVQAGAKLSEIDRRLGAHGLGLPVVGDHRDITAGGFASVGGVSTASHRYGMFIDQIVDLEYVDPDGRIGTCGRGHHTERFHRILGAGGRAGIITALTLDVVEVDKDHTMLTTDADRFLDFDSFVEHATNEITNPGSAALQVGRWVDTAPLKVARPVGTGQVTLGAVRFGQWSSLYPTAPTRGLRARREVGTRTRKSLGAIASAAGGRAGMPVRNAAAGALMFAPKVLTMRDAEYLADTVINSSERGPAYRVGVFAPLANYGSVFYGLHDLFSAHRERSGCFTVISAMTYGVRSEYLRAEAAARGLTPADYGLITFTCRLRPSALPSEQLREIVAGIDDICRSEQGLRYSV encoded by the coding sequence ATGGGCACGCCGCATACCGCCATCTCCGAAGAATATCTCCCCACCGATACGGCGGATGTCGTTCGCACTGTGCGTGATTCGCGCGGTCGATCGGAACGGTTGACAGTGCGCGGCGGTGAACAGACCGACGAGTCCTATGGGCTGACCGATCAGCGCGGGGCGCTCTCGCTGCGCAAGATGAACTCGGTGCTCGACATCAACCTGGGCCGGCGCACCGTGCGGGTGCAGGCGGGCGCGAAGCTGTCCGAGATCGACCGCCGCCTCGGCGCGCACGGTCTCGGCCTGCCGGTGGTCGGCGATCATCGCGACATCACCGCGGGCGGCTTCGCCTCGGTCGGCGGAGTGAGCACCGCCTCGCACCGCTACGGCATGTTCATCGATCAGATCGTCGACCTCGAATACGTCGACCCCGACGGGCGGATCGGCACCTGCGGTCGCGGTCACCACACCGAGCGGTTCCACCGCATCCTCGGCGCGGGCGGTCGCGCGGGCATCATCACCGCCCTCACCCTCGATGTGGTCGAGGTCGACAAAGACCACACCATGCTCACCACCGATGCCGACCGGTTCCTCGACTTCGACTCCTTCGTCGAGCACGCGACCAACGAGATCACCAACCCCGGCAGCGCCGCGCTCCAGGTCGGCCGCTGGGTCGACACGGCCCCGCTCAAGGTGGCGCGGCCGGTCGGTACCGGCCAGGTGACCCTCGGCGCCGTGCGCTTCGGTCAGTGGTCGAGCCTGTACCCCACCGCCCCCACGCGTGGCCTGCGGGCGCGGCGCGAGGTCGGCACGCGCACCCGGAAGTCGCTGGGCGCCATCGCTTCCGCCGCAGGCGGGCGCGCGGGCATGCCGGTCCGCAACGCGGCGGCGGGCGCGCTGATGTTCGCGCCGAAGGTCCTCACCATGCGCGACGCCGAGTACCTGGCCGACACCGTCATCAACTCATCCGAACGCGGACCCGCCTACCGCGTCGGCGTGTTCGCCCCGCTGGCCAACTACGGTTCGGTCTTCTACGGCCTGCACGACCTGTTCTCGGCGCACCGCGAACGCTCGGGCTGCTTCACCGTCATCTCCGCGATGACCTACGGCGTGCGCTCGGAGTACCTGCGCGCCGAAGCCGCCGCCCGCGGCCTCACGCCCGCCGACTACGGCCTGATCACCTTCACCTGCCGCCTGCGCCCCTCGGCCCTGCCTTCGGAGCAGTTGCGCGAGATCGTCGCCGGCATCGACGACATCTGCCGTTCGGAGCAGGGCCTGCGCTACAGCGTCTGA
- a CDS encoding MFS transporter, translating into MVAPSPTPAVDRWTPRLIFSLASIVLLLEMLAVSYMMISTALPSIAAHYRTTQGAWLLTSFLLVGAVTAPLIGKLADMYGKRKALLGCVAVAAAGSLLSAVAGSYAVLIAGRALTGLLIPCLFLSYSLIRDVFPAKTIALAVSIATSGMGLIAIPAPFLTGWLIDNHGFRSIFWFFVIGLAVLGALIYFTTAESPVRLRSRIDPLGALLLGGGIAGILIAVSFGPTWGWRDSSTMAYLAGGVVLLLAWLTSARMIREPLIDLDVLGRRSVLLTTIGAGLCYGASGLFTILLPMMAMTPAVLGLDYGFGVTAEGFAIFQAPVGLMVVVGGVLVGLLVGRRDVRPRILLTIGMLLMATGFLLTAAVHDSKPLLIVFAGIFGTGMGMGYAAVPNLLIEAVPPQLQASTASIVGVSQSVFPAVLPVIAFTIMNNSYIAPIPPEMTQGAVFYLDRGFTIAFLIGGATALIGAIVAVALPRRIVQLAAPQKVAGPGEEGLVFAH; encoded by the coding sequence ATGGTCGCTCCCTCTCCGACACCCGCCGTGGACCGCTGGACTCCACGCCTGATCTTCTCGCTCGCCTCGATCGTGCTCCTGCTGGAGATGCTCGCGGTGAGCTACATGATGATCTCGACGGCGCTACCGTCCATCGCCGCGCACTACCGGACCACCCAGGGCGCCTGGCTGCTGACATCGTTCCTACTGGTCGGCGCCGTCACCGCGCCGCTGATCGGCAAGCTGGCCGACATGTACGGCAAGCGCAAAGCACTCCTCGGTTGCGTGGCCGTGGCAGCCGCGGGATCGCTGCTGTCGGCGGTCGCGGGCAGCTACGCGGTCCTGATCGCGGGCCGCGCGCTGACCGGCCTGCTCATCCCCTGCCTGTTCCTGAGCTATTCGCTGATCCGAGATGTGTTCCCGGCGAAGACGATCGCGCTGGCGGTCAGCATCGCGACCAGCGGCATGGGGTTGATCGCGATCCCCGCGCCGTTCCTCACCGGGTGGCTGATCGACAACCACGGGTTCCGCAGCATCTTCTGGTTCTTCGTCATCGGTCTCGCCGTGCTCGGCGCGCTGATCTACTTCACGACGGCCGAATCGCCGGTGCGGCTGCGCTCCCGGATCGATCCGCTCGGCGCGCTCCTGCTCGGCGGCGGTATCGCCGGCATTCTCATCGCGGTCAGTTTCGGGCCCACCTGGGGCTGGCGTGACAGCTCGACCATGGCCTACCTCGCCGGTGGCGTAGTCCTGCTGCTCGCCTGGCTGACGAGCGCGCGGATGATCCGCGAACCCCTGATCGACCTCGATGTGCTCGGCCGTCGTTCGGTGCTGCTCACCACGATCGGCGCCGGACTCTGCTACGGCGCCAGCGGGCTGTTCACCATCCTGCTGCCGATGATGGCGATGACGCCTGCCGTACTCGGGCTCGACTACGGATTCGGCGTCACCGCCGAGGGTTTCGCGATCTTCCAGGCGCCGGTGGGTCTGATGGTGGTGGTGGGTGGTGTGCTCGTCGGTCTGCTCGTCGGCCGCCGCGATGTCCGCCCCCGCATCCTGCTGACCATCGGCATGCTGTTGATGGCCACCGGATTCCTGCTGACCGCCGCCGTGCACGACAGCAAGCCGCTGCTGATCGTCTTCGCGGGCATCTTCGGCACCGGCATGGGCATGGGCTACGCCGCTGTCCCGAATCTGCTGATCGAGGCCGTGCCGCCGCAGCTGCAGGCGAGCACCGCGAGCATCGTCGGCGTCTCGCAGAGCGTGTTCCCGGCCGTCCTGCCGGTGATCGCGTTCACGATCATGAACAACTCCTACATCGCCCCGATCCCGCCGGAGATGACGCAGGGCGCGGTGTTCTACCTTGACCGCGGCTTCACCATCGCCTTCCTGATCGGTGGCGCGACCGCGCTCATCGGCGCGATCGTAGCGGTGGCACTGCCCCGCCGGATCGTGCAGCTGGCCGCGCCGCAGAAGGTGGCGGGACCAGGGGAGGAAGGACTGGTGTTCGCGCACTGA
- a CDS encoding cytochrome c oxidase subunit 4, translating to MRIEARIFELLTAFFILVGIVYGFFTAQSRTGIEWAGTTAIVLTAGLSLIIGTYFRFVARRIDLRPEDYEEAEIVDGAGDLGFFSPGSFWPILLAAAGSVTALGLAFFQFWLIGLGVVLVLAAAAGLVFEYYLGAEKH from the coding sequence ATGAGGATCGAAGCGCGGATCTTCGAACTGCTCACGGCGTTCTTCATCCTGGTGGGCATCGTCTACGGCTTCTTCACCGCCCAGTCGCGCACCGGCATCGAGTGGGCGGGCACCACCGCGATCGTGCTGACCGCGGGCCTGTCGCTGATCATCGGCACCTACTTCCGGTTCGTCGCGCGTCGCATCGACCTGCGTCCCGAGGACTACGAAGAGGCCGAGATCGTCGACGGCGCCGGTGACCTGGGCTTCTTCTCGCCCGGTAGCTTCTGGCCCATCTTGCTCGCGGCTGCCGGTTCGGTGACCGCGCTGGGCCTGGCGTTCTTCCAGTTCTGGCTGATCGGCCTCGGCGTGGTGCTCGTGCTCGCCGCCGCCGCCGGCCTGGTCTTCGAGTACTACCTGGGTGCCGAGAAGCACTGA